In Gemmatimonadaceae bacterium, one DNA window encodes the following:
- a CDS encoding GAF domain-containing protein: MGVGGRAQKSLVIVRDILHASLNATDSGELFQFALERVSPAVDASFASIYLVDGASEVMRLAAAYNWPERFRPVLGDVRVRMPFGPSGQAASERRVVRVEDVFADPDLEDWQEVATELGFRAIVALPLVANTNVLGVLTFYFDDRSRIAEEALDLMNIAADQIAAAAEKTLLSEALRRAEAALADAEADRERLAQPAAAPTPVEP, from the coding sequence ATGGGTGTCGGCGGGCGCGCGCAAAAGAGCCTCGTGATCGTTCGCGACATCCTGCACGCGTCGCTCAACGCGACTGATTCAGGCGAGCTGTTCCAGTTCGCGCTCGAGCGCGTGAGCCCGGCCGTGGACGCGAGCTTCGCCTCGATCTACCTGGTGGATGGGGCGTCCGAGGTCATGCGGCTCGCCGCCGCGTACAACTGGCCTGAGCGCTTCCGGCCGGTGCTCGGCGACGTTCGCGTCAGGATGCCGTTCGGGCCGAGCGGACAGGCCGCGAGCGAGCGCCGCGTGGTGCGCGTCGAAGACGTCTTCGCCGATCCGGATCTCGAGGATTGGCAGGAGGTCGCGACCGAGCTGGGCTTTCGCGCGATCGTCGCGCTCCCGCTCGTCGCCAACACGAACGTGCTCGGCGTGCTTACGTTTTACTTCGACGACCGGTCCCGGATCGCCGAGGAGGCGCTCGACCTGATGAACATCGCCGCGGATCAGATAGCGGCCGCCGCCGAGAAGACTCTTCTGTCGGAGGCGCTGCGACGCGCCGAGGCCGCGCTCGCTGACGCCGAAGCCGATCGCGAGCGGCTGGCGCAGCCCGCGGCCGCGCCCACGCCCGTCGAGCCATGA